From a region of the Thermodesulfobacteriota bacterium genome:
- a CDS encoding glycosyltransferase family 4 protein has protein sequence MKVCIAIEKFDPHVGGAERYCWDFAHFLSHQGHDVAVICMKAAKIYTNAISISLVKPFKFPQFLRHLGFSLLHFFKARKMPDYLHFCVGNTFYMDIYQPHGGLHRAWFLRETLRHPAGIRSICRIIKYINPKDLVQRLIEWWIFKITKPEVIAISNMVATDIRTWFEYPSSKLHLLPNGIDVNKFTPNNVRYRDEIRSRYNIRRSDFVFLFMANNLVLKGFDVLILSARSLSNLPVKVLVIGPYNRKVKKKAKDLSDRMIFGGKADDPELIYTACDCLVHPSFYDACSLVVLEALSSGIPVITTSTNGASMYITGKNGSVVLPGDHDALESAMREVFSCKADKIHSPSFKNQESVFFAIEQFLKDISKITHS, from the coding sequence TTGAAGGTATGTATTGCCATTGAAAAGTTTGACCCACATGTGGGAGGAGCTGAAAGATACTGCTGGGATTTTGCCCATTTTCTTTCTCACCAGGGTCACGATGTGGCTGTGATATGTATGAAAGCAGCAAAAATTTATACTAACGCAATCAGTATATCCCTTGTCAAACCTTTCAAATTCCCCCAGTTTTTAAGGCACCTGGGTTTTTCCCTGCTGCACTTTTTCAAAGCAAGAAAAATGCCGGACTACCTGCATTTTTGTGTGGGCAACACTTTTTATATGGATATTTATCAGCCCCACGGAGGACTCCACCGTGCATGGTTTCTCAGAGAGACACTCAGACACCCTGCCGGAATAAGAAGTATTTGCCGGATAATAAAGTATATCAATCCTAAGGACCTTGTACAACGACTGATAGAATGGTGGATTTTTAAAATAACAAAGCCTGAAGTCATCGCCATATCCAATATGGTCGCTACAGACATTCGGACCTGGTTTGAATATCCCTCGTCAAAACTCCACCTATTGCCCAATGGAATCGATGTAAATAAATTCACACCGAATAATGTCCGGTATCGAGATGAGATACGGTCAAGGTATAATATCAGGCGAAGCGACTTTGTTTTTCTTTTTATGGCAAATAATCTTGTATTAAAAGGCTTCGATGTACTCATCCTCTCAGCACGGTCATTAAGCAACTTACCGGTTAAGGTTCTTGTTATCGGTCCGTATAATCGAAAAGTTAAAAAAAAGGCGAAAGATCTTTCCGATAGAATGATATTCGGAGGTAAAGCAGACGACCCTGAACTCATATATACGGCCTGCGATTGCCTGGTTCACCCTTCATTTTATGACGCCTGTTCTCTGGTTGTGCTGGAAGCTCTTTCATCAGGAATTCCGGTAATCACCACAAGCACTAATGGTGCTAGCATGTACATTACCGGAAAAAACGGTTCCGTGGTACTCCCTGGTGACCACGATGCCCTTGAATCAGCCATGCGAGAGGTTTTCTCTTGTAAAGCCGATAAAATACATTCTCCCTCATTTAAGAATCAGGAAAGTGTGTTTTTTGCAATTGAACAGTTTTTAAAGGATATCTCCAAAATCACTCATAGTTAG
- a CDS encoding DegT/DnrJ/EryC1/StrS family aminotransferase, producing the protein MNKQNMQIKFFDFSCEIAEVGDQILDAVKKVIHSGRYILDNEVTAFEKEFAKACACKYAIGVASGTDALFLALKALDIGPGDEVITVANTFAATALSIMYTGATPVFIDIEPRSYLMDPTLIQEAITPNTKAILPVHLYGACANMDKIMEIAAGRNLFVLEDACQAHGALYKNRPAGGMGHLSAFSFYPTKNLGAYGDGGMIITNDTELFKKLTLLRNYGQKDRYTYHIPGYNSRLDEMQAAILRVKLKYLFNWVERRQKIAALYDIGLKDINLVHASMDKTSTHAYHLYVISVEKRDELQVHLKDNGVETLIHYPVLLHKQKAFKKVKVFGQLKHAELRSNQILSLPIHPWLTDDEVHYIIDCVKDFYS; encoded by the coding sequence ATGAATAAGCAAAACATGCAGATTAAATTTTTTGATTTCTCCTGCGAGATAGCTGAAGTCGGAGATCAAATATTGGATGCTGTAAAGAAAGTGATTCACTCAGGCCGCTATATTCTAGATAATGAAGTGACCGCATTTGAAAAAGAGTTTGCCAAAGCCTGTGCCTGCAAATATGCCATCGGTGTTGCATCAGGCACAGACGCCTTATTTCTTGCTTTAAAAGCATTGGATATAGGACCGGGTGACGAGGTGATCACCGTGGCAAATACCTTTGCTGCCACCGCCCTATCCATTATGTATACAGGTGCGACACCTGTTTTTATAGATATTGAACCACGATCGTATCTTATGGATCCAACTCTTATCCAAGAAGCAATCACACCAAATACCAAAGCCATCCTTCCCGTTCACCTTTATGGTGCCTGTGCGAATATGGACAAAATCATGGAAATTGCAGCCGGTCGAAATTTATTTGTGCTGGAAGATGCTTGCCAGGCCCATGGCGCATTATACAAAAATAGACCGGCCGGAGGAATGGGTCACCTGTCAGCATTCAGTTTTTATCCAACCAAGAACCTTGGCGCTTACGGTGACGGAGGCATGATCATCACCAATGATACCGAGCTTTTTAAAAAACTCACCCTGTTGAGAAATTATGGGCAGAAAGACCGTTACACCTATCATATTCCCGGATATAACTCCCGGTTGGATGAAATGCAGGCGGCTATTCTCAGAGTAAAACTGAAATACCTTTTTAATTGGGTAGAAAGAAGACAAAAAATAGCGGCCCTGTATGATATTGGCCTAAAAGACATCAATCTTGTCCATGCATCCATGGATAAAACCTCTACCCATGCATACCATCTCTATGTCATTTCAGTGGAAAAAAGAGATGAGCTTCAGGTCCATTTGAAGGATAATGGTGTGGAAACCCTCATCCATTACCCTGTTTTGCTTCATAAGCAGAAAGCCTTTAAAAAAGTCAAAGTATTTGGACAACTTAAGCACGCTGAACTGCGTTCGAATCAAATACTCAGCTTGCCCATTCACCCATGGCTTACAGATGACGAAGTTCATTATATTATTGACTGTGTGAAGGATTTCTATAGTTGA
- a CDS encoding GDP-mannose 4,6-dehydratase, with amino-acid sequence MKTKAFYNNKNVLITGGLGFIGSNLSIELVRLGANVTIVDNMLPRQGGNLFNIEPVKNEVRINYSDIRNQLSINHLVKDQDIIFHLAGQVNHVDSMKNPVQDLEINCLGTLVLMQALRHHNPDALVVYSGTRGEYGSSVKLPVNEDHPLNPKGLYAVTNLAAEKIIIVYKEVFNIPGICLRITNTYGPRHQMMHDEYGVFNWFIKKALDDDIIPVFGDGMIKRDFLYIDDLVACMLKTACTNEAIGHVFNVGSGTAVTFRELAQKIVNFSKTGSYNFTEFTKERAEVEPGDYWADISRIKKIVGWEPAVDIESGIKKTVDFYRRYKEHYWPKK; translated from the coding sequence GTGAAGACTAAAGCGTTCTACAACAATAAAAATGTCCTCATCACCGGCGGCCTCGGATTTATCGGTTCAAACCTATCGATCGAGCTTGTCAGACTGGGAGCGAATGTCACCATAGTGGATAACATGCTTCCCAGGCAAGGAGGGAACCTGTTCAATATAGAGCCGGTCAAAAACGAGGTAAGGATAAACTACAGTGATATAAGAAACCAGCTTTCCATCAACCATCTTGTCAAGGACCAGGATATTATATTTCATCTGGCCGGACAGGTCAATCATGTGGACTCCATGAAAAACCCTGTGCAGGACCTTGAAATAAACTGCCTGGGCACATTGGTGCTCATGCAGGCCTTAAGGCATCACAACCCGGATGCCCTTGTCGTTTATTCAGGCACAAGAGGAGAGTATGGCTCCAGCGTAAAACTGCCTGTAAATGAAGATCACCCCTTAAACCCCAAAGGGCTTTATGCTGTGACAAACCTTGCAGCTGAAAAAATAATTATCGTATATAAAGAAGTATTTAATATCCCGGGAATATGCCTTCGAATCACCAACACTTATGGCCCAAGGCACCAGATGATGCATGACGAATACGGTGTCTTTAACTGGTTTATTAAAAAAGCATTGGACGACGATATCATACCGGTGTTTGGCGACGGTATGATTAAAAGAGATTTTTTGTATATCGATGACCTGGTTGCATGCATGCTTAAGACTGCCTGCACCAATGAAGCCATCGGTCATGTGTTCAATGTGGGCTCCGGAACAGCGGTTACATTCAGGGAACTGGCACAAAAAATCGTAAATTTTTCAAAAACCGGCTCCTACAACTTCACCGAGTTCACTAAAGAAAGGGCGGAAGTAGAACCGGGTGACTACTGGGCGGATATATCCAGGATAAAAAAAATAGTGGGATGGGAACCGGCCGTCGACATTGAAAGCGGAATAAAAAAGACAGTCGATTTCTACAGAAGATATAAAGAACATTACTGGCCGAAAAAATGA
- a CDS encoding glycosyltransferase family 2 protein produces the protein MMINISVCMITFNNERTVERALKSVLPWANEIIVVDSFSTDETPKIAQQYASHFEKRHWPGHMNQYNYCISKAKNEWVIFIDADEEISPKLAKEMMQRIETDNGKYDGYIIHRRTFYLGRWIMHGGWVPDYEIRLFRKSKGAFEGGLHAKVSVCGKVGTLTNFYFHYNYKDIADQIDTINNYSDTAARDMIAESRRFSYIDLIFRPPFRFIKEYFFKRGFMDGLPGFVIAVSTVYYVFIKYAKLWELKNNPRKRNNSED, from the coding sequence ATGATGATCAATATTTCTGTGTGCATGATCACCTTTAATAATGAACGTACCGTGGAAAGGGCTTTAAAAAGTGTTCTCCCTTGGGCCAATGAAATCATTGTGGTCGATTCCTTCAGCACTGATGAAACACCGAAAATTGCACAACAATACGCCAGTCATTTTGAAAAACGGCATTGGCCCGGTCACATGAACCAATATAACTACTGCATTTCCAAAGCAAAAAACGAATGGGTCATCTTTATTGACGCAGATGAGGAAATCTCACCCAAGCTGGCCAAAGAAATGATGCAAAGAATTGAAACGGACAATGGTAAATATGACGGATATATTATTCACCGAAGGACTTTCTATCTGGGCAGATGGATCATGCACGGTGGATGGGTGCCTGACTATGAAATAAGATTGTTCCGGAAATCAAAAGGAGCTTTTGAAGGTGGTCTCCATGCGAAAGTTTCTGTTTGCGGAAAGGTCGGAACACTAACAAATTTTTACTTTCACTATAACTATAAAGACATTGCCGATCAAATAGATACGATCAACAACTATTCGGATACAGCGGCCAGGGATATGATTGCAGAAAGTCGCCGTTTTAGCTACATTGACCTGATTTTTCGACCACCCTTCAGGTTTATCAAGGAATATTTTTTTAAAAGAGGTTTTATGGACGGTTTGCCGGGGTTTGTAATCGCTGTGTCAACCGTATATTATGTATTCATAAAATACGCAAAACTCTGGGAGCTGAAAAATAATCCAAGGAAAAGGAACAACAGTGAAGACTAA